From a region of the Panicum virgatum strain AP13 chromosome 2K, P.virgatum_v5, whole genome shotgun sequence genome:
- the LOC120683465 gene encoding protein Iojap, chloroplastic-like, translated as MGGAAISSHGLSCAAPAAVPLNPRARRASAAGHRSSPQLLLRTDLPAPAALCRARSQSSSSSNVNFGRGDDADKLLEDLLKQHGEVVYSSGGSPSPAVEADDAAECLSFAVSLAKVASEIKAADIRVLCVKRLVYWTRFFIILTAFSNAQIDAISSKMRDIGEKQFSKVASGDTKPNSWTLLDFGDVVVHIFLPQQRAFYNLEEFYGNATPIELPFDTQLQ; from the exons ATGGGAGGCGCCGCCATCTCGAGCCACGGCCTCTCCTGCGCTGCCCCGGCCGCCGTCCCGCTGAACCCACGGGCGCGGCGCgcttccgccgccggccaccggagcAGCCCCCAGCTGCTCCTGAGGACCGACCTCCCGGCGCCCGCCGCCCTCTGCCGAGCTCGCTCGCagtcttcttcctcgtctaaTGTG AACTTTGGGAGAGGGGACGATGCGGACAAGCTGCTCGAGGATTTGCTCAAACAGCACGGCGAGGTGGTGTACAGCTCGGGAGGCTCACCGTCCCCGGCCGTCGAGGCCGACGACGCCGCCGAGTGCTTGTCCT TTGCTGTCTCCCTGGCTAAAGTTGCAAGCGAGATAAAGGCTGCTGACATTCGTGTGCTTTGTGTGAAGCGGCTTGTTTACTGGACTAGGTTCTTCATCATTCTCACTGCCTTCTCAAATGCTCAGATTGATGCTATCAG TTCCAAGATGAGAGATATCGGTGAGAAGCAGTTTAGCAAAGTTGCATCTGGTGATACGAAACCAAATTCTTGGACCTTACTGGACTTTG GGGATGTTGTTGTTCATATATTTCTTCCTCAGCAGCGAGCATTCTACAATTTGGAAGAGTTCTATGGTAATGCTACACCCATTGAACTCCCATTTGACACCCAGTTGCAGTGA
- the LOC120696115 gene encoding uncharacterized protein Os08g0218700/LOC_Os08g12160-like, producing the protein MAPHSFPAFALLLPAVLVLVAFAAISARASVATIMPSPAPAVEGSGFLHACCANTTNASTCYDSLLPHAGSFHGNRVLVARAAANLAFTRLRSFREGLRRLPPGATGGGRIVDRALQLCVSSAEVSLLREGDALAVIQRLETAAGRGRREQAESDLNTANLYVGGIGPCVTSCVDDVESIGDAGRAALASPVGKKVLAWVANVRLHGDIALDLVVQSEPEYVVQSEPE; encoded by the coding sequence ATGGCTCCTCACTCATTCCCAGccttcgccctcctcctccccgccgtaCTCGTGCTCGTCGCCTTCGCCGCCATATCGGCCCGCGCATCGGTGGCTACAATTATGCCATCGCCTGCGCCGGCGGTGGAAGGCAGCGGGTTCCTCCATGCGTGCTGCGCTAACACGACGAACGCGTCCACCTGCTACGACTCCCTCCTACCTCACGCAGGGTCCTTCCACGGCAACCGCGTCCtggtcgcccgcgccgccgctaacCTCGCGTTCACGCGGCTCCGCAGCTTCCGTGAagggctccgccgcctcccgcccggagccaccggcggcgggcggatcgTGGACAGGGCGCTGCAGCTCTGCGTGTCGTCCGCCGAGGTGTCCCTCCTTAGAGAGGGCGACGCGCTGGCTGTGATCCAGCGGCTCGAGACGGCTGCCGGCAGGGGAAGAAGGGAGCAGGCGGAGTCGGACCTCAACACCGCGAACCTGTACGTCGGCGGGATAGGTCCCTGCGTTACGTCGTGCGTCGATGATGTGGAGAGCATCGGGgacgcggggcgcgcggcgctcGCGTCGCCGGTGGGCAAGAAGGTGTTGGCCTGGGTCGCGAACGTGCGTCTTCACGGGGACATTGCGCTGGACCTTGTAGTGCAATCTGAACCTGAATATGTAGTGCAATCTGAACCTGAATAA
- the LOC120683475 gene encoding NAC domain-containing protein 17-like, with product MEAPPPRRWPPGFRFSPTDEELVLYFLKRRIVSGRPSPYVADVDVYKSHPSHLPERSALQTGDRQWFFFSRMDRKYPNGSRASRTTGDGYWKATGKDRFICGGGGRAVGNKKTLVYHHGRAPRGERTDWVMHEYTLLADALPPAAQGRESYALYKLFQKSGAGPKNGEQYGAPFREEDWLDDEEGVIAVAPASPVPNNNNCPATVEEHEIADRELPVEDLDELLSQIGNDKEEFGEAQLDFSTPATSHGQSQGWLSEGGNKAEVVDASISSGAGVAAENTCTGGLPLGDIEQLLMQMSDDQQNAELFSDLSTSVPQLQLQCDDHQVWLDAHREQEVCAPDPTTSSGVVVTAECTDTEFGDLEGLLLQIANDQDMIEPQSDLSGPIPYHNFNQVGIGDFHESHGALVGNLSCIVQESTFDPQTEPRSQFPQSSLTNVPFSGETNSSEGTSVPRSVSGLISYNSQDADEEFLEINDFFDLEGVEQSANCTATEHLISATNGMFDNLEYSDAHTFLPGPFDTVGVVAENQFFDYGNTGIQDQGYQYTTEVTTHNQAALNVRSHMKHTHVVLPSHASGTLNLHAANEPPNRSSTASQSWFNAALSALLDSVPSSPALAAEIENTVINKTLQRISSFRSHQASGEDNTVINRTLHRISSFRSQQVASEQPSTPTIQVTRGGRLMFLSLLVILAAVMWTFTAGSAGSALNFCKGLWKSSSR from the exons AtggaggccccgccgccgcgccggtggcCGCCGGGATTCCGCTTCAGCCCCACCGACGAGGAGCTCGTCCTCTACTTCCTCAAGCGCCGGATCGTCTCCGGCCGCCCCTCCCCCTACGTCGCCGACGTCGACGTCTACAAGTCCCACCCCTCCCACCTCCCTG AGAGGTCGGCGCTCCAGACGGGGGACAGGCAGTGGTTCTTCTTCAGCCGGATGGACCGCAAGTACCCCAACGGCTCGCGCGCCAGCCGCACCACGGGCGACGGCTACTGGAAGGCCACGGGGAAGGACCGCTtcatctgcggcggcggcggccgagcggtGGGGAACAAGAAGACGCTCGTGTACCACCACGGCCGGGCCCCTCGCGGGGAGCGCACGGACTGGGTCATGCACGAGTACACCCTGCTCGCCGACGCGCTCCCGCCGGCCGCGCAGGGGAGGGAGTCCTACGCGCTCTACAAGCTGTTCCAGAAGAGCGGGGCCGGGCCCAAGAACGGTGAGCAGTACGGCGCGCCCTTTCGGGAGGAGGATTGGTTGGATGACGAGGAGGGAGTGATCGCGGTTGCTCCTGCTAGTCCCGTTCCTAACAACAATAATTGTCCTGCTACCGTGGAGGAGCACGAAATTGCTGACCGTGAACTTCCGGTTGAGGATCTTGACGAGCTCCTGTCACAAATTGGAAATGATAAGGAGGAGTTTGGTGAAGCACAGCTTGATTTTTCGACACCTGCTACTTCCCATGGTCAAAGTCAGGGTTGGCTTAGTGAGGGGGGTAACAAGGCTGAGGTAGTGGATGCTTCCATTAGTAGTGGTGCTGGGGTAGCTGCAGAGAATACGTGCACTGGTGGTCTCCCTCTTGGGGATATTGAGCAGCTCCTGATGCAAATGTCTGATGATCAGCAAAACGCTGAATTGTTCTCGGATTTGTCGACATCAGTTCCACAACTGCAGCTTCAGTGTGACGATCATCAGGTGTGGCTTGATGCACACAGGGAGCAGGAAGTTTGTGCTCCGGATCCTACCACAAGCAGTGGTGTCGTGGTAACAGCAGAATGTACTGACACAGAGTTTGGGGATCTTGAAGGGCTTCTGCTGCAAATAGCCAATGACCAGGACATGATTGAACCTCAATCAGATCTGTCTGGACCAATTCCATATCACAACTTCAACCAG GTCGGCATTGGGGATTTCCATGAATCTCATGGTGCTCTGGTTGGTAATCTTTCTTGTATAGTTCAAGAAAGTACATTTGATCCGCAAACTGAGCCAAGAAGTCAATTTCCACAGTCTAGTCTAACCAATGTGCCATTTAGCGGAGAAACAAATTCTTCTGAAGGGACAAGTGTGCCACGATCTGTGTCAGGTTTAATCAGTTACAATAGCCAGGATGCTGATGAGGAGTTCCTTGAAATCAACGATTTCTTTGATCTGGAGGGTGTAGAACAGAGTGCAAATTGTACAGCAACTGAGCACTTGATATCTGCAACAAATGGGATGTTTGACAATTTGGAATACTCTGATGCTCATACTTTTTTACCTGGTCCATTTGACACAGTGGGAGTGGTAGCTGAAAATCAATTTTTTGATTATGGTAACACTGGAATTCAGGACCAGGGATATCAGTATACAACAGAAGTAACAACACACAATCAGGCTGCTCTTAATGTCCGGAGCCACATGAAGCATACTCATGTTGTCTTACCCTCACATGCATCAG GCACTCTAAATCTTCATGCAGCAAATGAGCCACCTAACAGGAGCTCAACTGCTTCACAATCATGGTTCAATGCTGCTCTATCAGCCTTGTTGGACTCTGTACCTAGCAGTCCAGCATTGGCTGCTGAAATTGAAAATACTGTTATCAACAAAACACTCCAGCGCATCTCTAGCTTCAGATCACATCAAGCTTCGGGTGAAGATAACACAGTTATCAACAGAACACTTCATCGCATCTCTAGCTTCAGGTCACAGCAAGTTGCAAGTGAACAACCAAGCACTCCAACGATTCAGGTTACAAGAGGTGGCAGACTGATGTTTCTCTCTCTACTGGTTATACTTGCTGCTGTTATGTGGACCTTTACTGCTGGCAGTGCTGGGTCTGCACTCAATTTCTGCAAGGGGTTATGGAAATCTTCTTCTAGGTGA
- the LOC120695409 gene encoding protein LIFEGUARD 2-like, with the protein MSEVEPDLEVGVATASAKAGAKLKADPKAAATAAVTLPPQIVEDGTPRQQWAFVRKVYAVVLLQYWLAGAIVAVTCFVPTVPRFFKSRHVAAYFALTGIVVVPFIGITVLQSMILTEVAMINLIIYTFWAAIRQYKVTFLCPFLINHVLIFAVYLTIQFNCPLGSVNMTGFGCCVTMVFVAFIIHDIDLLIKRHKYKEHIFAAISLYPDLINLAISWLLPSPSNCK; encoded by the exons ATGTCGGAGGTCGAACCTGACCTCGAGGTCGGCGTGGCCACCGCATCAGCGAAGGCGGGTGCAAAACTCAAGGCCGATCCCAAGGCCGCAGCGACCGCCGCGGTGACGCTGCCGCCGCAGATTGTGGAGGACGGGACCCCTCGCCAGCAGTGGGCGTTCGTGCGGAAGGTGTACGCCGTCGTCTTGCTGCAGTACTGGCTCGCGGGGGCCATCGTCGCCGTCACCTGCTTCGTGCCCACCGTCCCGCGCTTCTTCAAGTCCCGCCACGTCGCCGCCTATTTCGCCCTCACCGGCATCGTCGTCGTCCCCTTCATCG GTATCACGGTTTTGCAATCTATGATTCTTACAGAAGTTGCTATGATTAATCTCATCATCTACACATTCTGGGCAGCCATAAGACAGTACAAAGTCACCTTCCTGTGCCCCTTCCTGATCAACCATGTCCTCATATTTGCGGTCTACCTGACCATTCAG TTCAACTGTCCTCTGGGAAGCGTCAACATGACCGGATTCGGTTGCTGTGTCACCATGGTGTTCGTTGCGTTCATCATCCATGACATAGACCTGCTGATCAAGCGTCACAAATACAAGGAGCACATCTTTGCTGCAATATCACTATACCCGGACCTCATCAACCTGGCCATTTCTTGGCTGCTGCCATCACCCAGTAACTGTAAATGA